AAGGCATCAATTATTTCTCcccctttcttcctttttctctcaAGTAcagaaacacacacacacacacacacatatacacTGTGTATACATATTATTAAGCCCCTAAACAGGAGATTAagattaaaaaacaaaaactttTAGCTTCACACCACAACGCTAATAAACGCGTTGGGTGGTGGAGAGGCAAGCAGCCAGACACTACAAACCGAGACAAATACATGATGATGCTTATTCCCTTTTTCACATATCAATCTCGATTGCTACTACACTACCCAAGCTAGCTAAAATTCAAACCCTACCTATGTTTCTATCTCCTTTTCAGATTATGTCTACACATACTTGACAAACTTTGTCAATATATTGGCATGTACAGATGATATCTTTCGTCTACATTATTGTGTATGCTTGTATACACAGCTATATGTAACAGGGGCTATACCTAGCTGTATCTGGTGACCTACCACCCAGTAGCTGATTTTTGGATCACTTCACTCCTCAGACCTGACTGATGAGCGACACGCATTGTGCAAGCTGAAGAGTGAAGTGCAGGCTGATGATGTGTGCGTTGCACTTGCACCGGGTGTGTCTGCTAGCTAACCGTAGAAGGGGGCGCGGTGGGGGATGCCCTTCCTCCTGGACGGCCGGCACCGGTTGATCGGCGGCGTGCCCGGCGTGATCGGCCTCCCGTTGTTGGACCTGCTGCCTTCGTCGTCGGACcaccggatccccggccggTCGAAGCGGCCGAGGTCGAACCCGGCCATCCTCCGGGGCTTCTTGGGGCTGAACGAGTCGTCGGAGCCGGACCCGTCGTCGCCGGAGCCCTGCCCACGCTTCGGCCGAATGGCGAACGTCAGACTCGGGTCCCACTGCATCCCTCCCAGCTGAAAATCACACACACGGCAGGAACAGGCCATTCGTCGATCAGCGAATCATTGCAGGTGGTTTAATCAAGACACTAGAAATGAGACTGATTAGCGGAATAATGAAATTTGGCTCTGCATTTTCCACGGCCACAAGAGTAGCTGTCGAAGGGAATCGGTGAAGTGAGCTGATGAGGACGTGTGGAAAATTAAAAGAAGAGGAAAGGAAGCTAAGCCCTCCATGATGGAGCGTATTGTTATCCATGGATCTGTCGTCATTGCACTATGTGCAAACATGGAGCACATCAACTCCTTGTCCAACTGACGTCGATTAGCTTTCCTGCTCTTTCTAGAGCTTGCAAATTAAATCACATAATGACCTCCTCTAGTTCTGAAAAGACAGTCTCAAAACCAACAGGCAGCATTGCATATGCCTAGCCAATGGTTTCGCACTGAAATAGACATCACCAGTATTCCTCTCTCTATGAATGTGGTCCGCTTCGGATGCAAAAAAGCAAATCACCTATTTTTAATTTGCAGGAAAGAATGCAGTTCACAACGAGAGATATTATGGGTAATTCAGGTGTTTCATGACCTAATTAACCCTTACCATCAGACTAAAACACACTCTTTTCTCTTTGGTAAACCAGCAGATACCACTAAGATTTGCAAGAATCAACAAAACCATACTTGTGATAGCTATATTTGCACCCCAAACCCGACAAACAAACAAGGTGATTTGGTAGAACATCACTTCCAAAGAAAGTCAACTTTATCCGGATAACGCACACTCTTTCCATCCTTTCTAAGTGATAGGGGGTTAACTATATAACCTATTCTTcttaaaagaaaaagggaaacgAAAAAGAAGTGCATTCTTGATGGAAGATCCTGAGTAGCTGATGTCTCAAGTCTACCTACTCCCCTGAAAGCAGCTTTATTCTAAACTAGAACAGTGAGAGCTCCAACTCCTAGGGCAACTTTATACATAGTGTGCCTAGTGCAAAAATCAGATAGATTAATAGTTTACTAAGGCAAGCTTAGTTTCTTGCTTGCTACATTTGGGTAAGATGCCattgttaattttttttgcagGGATTGTGATTTGAGCCTGAGTGTGTTGCCTACATTCTTGCAAGTGATCCATGTATGGTCTGGCCTCTATTTGAAGCACCATTCTTGATGGAAATGGGCTATAGAATGGGAGGCATGTGGACCCATTTTGGCTGCATTGAACGGCTGTGCACGTAACAACGCACCCAGATTTCAAAGGACAATAATTGAGACAATATCCGTAGAATGtcacaggaaaaagaaaaaccctaGAAAACCAAACTTACCATGCACATATGGCATGGTGAGGGGGCAAACCTTTTGAAATGCAAGAATTTTGCAGAAAAACAAGTTCTCACTAGAATCTCAATAAGAAGCTCTGGAGTTTGCAGACGGTTCCAAAATGTGATCATAAGCGCTACCTTTTTCTGGAGGGACCACAACTGTTTGGAGCCTGGGGGACTTTATTAGTTCCTAACATAATAAGTCTATATGCTACGAGAAAGCTACTGGTTGTACCTTCCTCAGCACAAATTAATGTATAGTATCAAAGAAGTTACTCTAAATTAATTGTTTTTCTTCTCGCCTTAACGAAAAATGAGAAAGTTTTCTTAGGGCTCCTGATGAACCTTAAGAAGTGCTCCATGATGTGGACTTTTGTGTAGGAGCTCTGCATTGTCACAGCCAATTCTTGTGTTTCTGAATGATCCCTCTTGCACTAAACTTTGCACCGAATTGGCTGCCTGCACAACTAAAATGTGCGCCACGCCACGTCGCAAACCACCAATGTGCATTCGTGATTGAGGCAGGCAGGAGGCCCAGGTTATTCCTCTCAAGGCCGGCAGGCCAATGCAGGTTGCCATCGCCCATTCGGTGGTTACCCGCCCATGCCGGGAGGCGGGAGCCATAGAAAAATGGAGCTCGGCAAACCTGATGCCTGGCAACCCTTCCCTTTCCGCGGTGGGATTCGGCAGCTTTCCCCCCACAGGTGGACGCGCGCGAGCTGCCCTTGCTGTGCCCCCTAATGTCCCTGGCCTCCACGCCCAGCCTCAGACAAAAACGACGCTACTTGCCCTACAGTCTtttagagagaggagagagagagagggagagagggaaaggtagagagagaggatagagatagagagaggAACAGAAAAGAAAGAACCAAGGGAACCTGGCTGCTGGaagggagaaggaagagaagagagaaaggaagaagaagatggggcgGGAAGGGGTTCGGCGCTCACCTTGCAGCCGAGGGAGCAGAAGCGGAACGAGTCCGGGAGGCTCCGGCAGCAGATCTCGCAGGTGTTGGTGACGCCCTTGCCGGGCCTGGCCTGCGGCCGGCCGTTGAGGAACACGATCTTGGCGCTGTTGATCACGTACGTCTGCACGTGCGAGATGTCGATCAGCTTCCCCACCTCCGACACCCGGATCACGTTGTGGTACGACGACCGCCGTATCTGCAGCATGGCGACAACATGCGCTTcggtcagcggcggcggccggccggcagcaaagaagaagaagaaaaaggagaagaaaggggaTCGAATATAATTCATTTGCTGGCTGATTGATCGATCGCTGACCTGGACGACGTGGTGGTCGCGGTGGGCCGGGAGGCAGTAGGCGCAGAGGGCGTCGCCGGTGCAGCCGAGGCAGAAGAGGTTGCACTCGTTCTTGCTCAGCTCCGGGTGCATCCGGCACGGCACGAAGAAGCTCGTGCCCAGCAGCGGCCGCAGCCACGGCGGGCCCAGGTCCTCCTCCGACCGCACcatcgggctcgggctcgccgCCACGCTCACCATCACCTGCACCAAACAAGACGCATCATCATCTCCGCCCATGAATGAACACACACAACAGCCACACCAtcatcgccatcgccgtcgtcTCCTCCAAATAATCAAATGCAAGTCTATACACAGCTACACCTAGACTTCATCATCAGCTCAATCTACCATTCGCATCGATCTACACCTGCGCAAAATACACTTGCAAGCATCGATCTACTCAAtcgcaaaagaagaagaagaggaggaggaggaagaagaagaagaagaaaaagaagaaaggaattTTACCATTGGTATAAGGTCCTCCAGAGCTACTGCTAGCCGAGATGTCTCTGTATATCCTCTAGCAAGCTATCTCGGTGCAACGAACTCGGCGCCTGCTGCAGATTGCAAAAGGCATCAAGGAAAGGGAAGCAACcggccaaggaagatgaatgCAGGAGGCCGAGATAAACCTTCCACGATGTGACGGAAAGCAGGGGCcccggccgggggcggcggttAATAACAGTATCAACGGATTATCGCCGCCTATCGATCGTTACCTGCTTCGCAGGGTAGAAGGAGCGAGCGAGAGGAAGACGAATTCAGCGGCCGGATCGATAAGGGAGGAGAGGACGACGGCTGGACGGGGAGGTGAGGAGGGGATTCGCTCGCCGATTCGGGGCTTCTGGAAATCCAAGAATTCTCGGCGGTATCGTGTGAAGTAGAGAGTATATATCGCAGCAAGGAAAGCGaaaatttttatatatataatatatatatacacacgcaTATATGTAGcgatatatatgatatatataatatctttttttcctcttctttcttgaaagggggagagagatgggaacgaaggaggaagaaaaatgcgGATGCAACGGTGGAGGCCGATGTAAGGCGGTTTGGTTTGCATAGGAGACGTGTCGACGGCTCTTTCCTGCGATAGCTAAAGCTCCCCCAAAAAATCCTTTTCCCGGCTGCACGCCCATCCTTTGACGTAATTGCTCAATTCTCCAACCGATTCCTTTGGTTTCatcataaattaaaattattctCCAGCGGGCATACATTGATGGGACGAAATCCTTGTCCTAATAGGCAATTCATTATTCCGACAATGTGATTTATGTAATTTATTACTACTATCGATATATATAGCAGCAATTTATATCTAGGCGCGTATGCAGACCTTTGACGTTAGTGTATGCATATATGTCAAGTACAGGAGGGTTCGTTTTGTAATATGAGATTCTTTTACGGTACGGacaggaagaagagagaaatCGAGAAGCAAGCCGGAGAAAAAGAAGAGGGAAGGGGATTCCCACGCCGAGCAATATAGACCGTCCGATAGGGACTTGGCTTGTGGAAGATGGCTACCCGGAAGTGATGAAGACCCTAGTGCTTGATGACGGCCGCCGTCTGCTTGATCTTACCTTTCTTTTCCAAAAATAATACGAGTGAGCTCTTTTCTTCTATCTTTTTCCTAGCATGGCCCTAAACATGAACTCCTCCGGATAATCTCTGTCTATTTGTTTAATCACCATGATAATGATACCATTTGTGCAGTGGCCCCTTGGGCCCCAAGTCATGGTCATCAAGTGGATGGATGTGCGGTAACCAGGCCTATTTCTAACATGTACTCAACATGTGTACCGCCAAATATAAGTACTTGATAGGACTATGCTACGGTTGTTCTAGAACAAAGCACGTGCTAGCCTGCTGATATAGTTTCAAACCCCCCGTGCATGGTTCATATCATTCCACACAACTTTTGTGCCAACAATTGTAATCAAACAAGTTATTTGAattaagtttttttaaaaaaaattgtaaaggACGATCCATTACTCATGTTTGTACATGGTACAAGATCATGCATTCATATGACTTTGTATTTTTGTACTTGCAAGATTTTTCTCCACGGATGAATCAAATGACTTGGCGATTTTGTGCTGCACATACCATTTTTCATTATTcacctcctcttccttccttttctttttggttttgGTGTGCTAGGCTAACTACTTGACTAAGATATATTAATGCCATTTTGTCGCTAAATACATATCCGCACCATCTGTTTCAAAAAGAATATTATATCAACGAAGAATATAAGTTATAGCTTATTATCTTACCAAATTTGCCGCACTTCGGCACAATCTTCTTGAATAAACTACTTTTGCACAACTAGTAACTTATCATGACCGATGAAAGCCTTGTATACATAACTTACTATTAAACATAGAAAGTTCCACTAACCCAGAACTTATTCCTGATGCTCTACACTTGTTTGTTTTTGGATATGAATCGCAAAAGCTCGTATGAAAGTTATCAACTAGCCGATCACCATTCTAAAGTTTCAGCAAAAGACAACCGAACCATGCAAGGCCGCTTTGCAAGTTGCTCAGTAAAAGCTTTGCAAATTCGGTGTGTACCTATAGCAGCATATCAGAAagcaaagaagagaaggagatTTTTCCACGCACGCGCTGTGTCAAAATCTGTCACGAACTTGGAATCTCACCGCagcctctcttttcttttttcccgtTGTCAGCCAAGCAAGAGACGAAGGTTAAGGAGCAGGGGATCTCCCTCCGGTGTGTCAGGCAGAAGAGGCCGAAACTGGAAAGGCCTACTTGTAACCTGTCCCTCCTTTCACAGCCATCTATCTGCCGATCACTCTATCCTCAGCAGCCAtgatgctctctctctcttctctctctctctctctccctcctctgtctTTTctgctggatttttttttcttcttcttgggctGCTAGGGCTTAGGCTTTCTGCTCAAGTTATCCCTGAAGTTTTCTTTTGGGTTTCTTGTATTATTTTCGCCCATCTCTTTCTGACCTATGCTATATCTTTGACGTCATGAGGATGGACAGCGATCATCTGTTTGTTGTGTTTCGTCCTTTGTTTGTAGCTGCAGTACTCCCCTGCGGCGCGTAGAATGATCGGCAATCAAGTTGGGCATGGTTCCTTCCTTCGTTCCAAAATCGATGAAGTATCTGGAACTTTAGATTGTGTTGCTGGGTGCGGATTGCATCGACCCTCCTGCTGATCGATCTCTAGATGCTCTTGCGACTTCAATACTACCCCATATATTCTTAAATATCTGGTGTACACAGTATCAAGCAAATTAGTCCACTAATTAACTTGTTTAAAAAATCATACATTTAAAGTTGGAGTTAGTATTTTGTAGCGGTGATATGTAGACACCAATGTCTTAATATCTTTCACCAAGTAGAACAACCTGCACTCTGTCGTTAATACATGAGTCAATTTCAAGTGGTATTTGGCGTGTCTACAAAAACTTTGTCAGATGAAAcatcatttaaaaaaaaacttatgctGGTATGTGCTAGCATTCGCTTGTCTGCTGCTAAATGGCATGCAGAGGCCGGAATATAAGCAATTCGTTTTCCAAGGCAAAATGAAAGAACGAAAAGGCCGGATAAGTTATGCAGTCTTCTTCTTGACGGGCACTATTTTGGGTGTTGGGTTTTACGCCTTTGCCCCAAGTACACGATGGAGACGAAAAGGACCGTACCTTGGCCCTGCTGTTCCTCGACGGGCATCCTCCGGCCGGAAGGCGAAAGCGATGAACCGTCAGCTCGCTCGGAGGCGAAGAAGCATCAGGATACGCATCgcgttgggggggggggggggggggggggggggggggggggggggggcgcatcGATCCGACGCGCCTTTTGATCCGGGGCACCGCGCTTCACCCGTTAACTCCCCGGAAAGTAACGCGTATCCGCCGGCCGGCGTCTATCTCCTCTCGGATTAGTCGTGACCGCCGAGTTAATCCCTCTGCTTTCCGCTGATGAACGAAGAAGCCACACGGCCACACCCCACTCCAGGCTCTGAAAGAGACTAACAGCGACATGGATGGGCCGTTGTTGGGCCGGTAATGTGGGAACTGGCACGAGGCAGCAGGCCCAGAGGAGATGTAGTTTGCAAGTGTGTGTGACTGCGACGGCTGCGGAGAGAGCGTCGTCTCTGAAAAGGAAAGGTGATGAGCACATAGAGGAGTGACGATGAGAGCGACccccctttttttccttccttttttccAAGGAAATACACGTTCAATTTAACAGAAAGGGAGGAGAGAAGAACGAGCAATTTTTCTTCGGAGGAGGAAGGCTCACGGCAATAATGCCGGCCAATTACTCTGAACTTGCCACCTTGTCAGCGTCTCTACCAAGCTTGAGCCTCTGCCAGCAGGTATATCGAAACAAAAATCtcatctccaactccaagagGTCAACACAGAGAGCGAAGAATTTCGCAACCCCAGCTTATCCAGAAGAGACGGGAAGCCTTTTTGCTGTCGTTGCGATCCAGGTCGCCAAGGCAAGGCCGTAGTCATGGAAGGAAGCGTTAGCCCGGCACCTCGCCTACCTGACAGCGATGTGCCCATGGCTATGTGTGTGTCAGGCTACTAATGACAAGCCCTGCTGGCCATTAAAATAGCTTCGATAAGAATGATTCACCTTTGGCAGAGATGATTATCACCAGCACTGCATGCGTGATTGCGTCACAGATGACTGTTTCACAATTACTTGTTTACTTCTGAAAATGTTCTAACGAGTTGAATTGGGATACGTTGAATGCATCTCTCTGGATGATAGTGATGGTCCAAACTGTCTGAACAAGAAACCACCTTAATTAGCGACCAAGTATCATGTCTGCTAATGTGCATGAAGTCACCAGCAGAGTCGGCTTAATTACCAGGGGCCTAGGTTAAATCTAAGATTGGtttatacattttttttgtgtgaTGTGGCACCTGAGCCGTCTCTGCTGAAACCGGAAGGGATGGCTTTTCACCAACCTGCGGCAGTGCCCTAAAAAGGGGGAGGTACCAGGAGGCTGAATGCTCTCTCCTGCACAGCCTAACAGACCAATAGGCAATCATCGCTATTTCAGTCATTCCCCAAAAAAGAGGAAACAAACGTGCTTACAGTAGGGATGGCAATTCTACCTGTGAGTTTGGTATCCGATTGGTGATGATATAGGTACGAATTCTTGCCCGCGGTCGAGGGTATTCTCGCGGGTGAGCATTTGCCCGCGGATGAATTCTCCACCCGCACCTTGCCCgacccgttgccatccctagctTGTAGCAAACATGCATGTGCAATGGCATCGTCACCCTGAGTTGGATGCTGTTGCATGGTTCAGTTCAGTGCAACACATGCATGAATCGCTGGGACTTCCTCGGAGTAGAATAACCTTATATCCTAGAGGCCGGATCTAGAGAAGCAAATATGGATTTCACATGATCTCGTGTACTGCGCATTATTGGCACTCCGATGAGTTCCTGAATCCATAGTGTCAGATGCATCCTTGTTCGCcaaaatttcttttttaaaCAATAagccagcaacaacaacaacaagaagaaaaacCATTTCTTGCCCGTAGCAACCCTGTATTACTCTTGTTTGGACAGAAAGAAAGAGCAAAGAAACGATTTGAGCCCAAGCCACCCTTTTCCAAACGAGTCTGTCACCGTAATCAACTGCCATGCCGTGACCTTTCTGCAGATCACTGACAATCAACTGATTAACTGAACAGTTCCTGGACCTGAAAGTCTCTGACTCTCTGAGCCACTCTTACGCTTACGCAAGCGCAAAACTGCCGTGTCTTCTGGAAGCTTCCCACGCACCACATCCACAAGTCCACAACAACGGCTTCCGGGCCGTCCGGCGTGCGGCACCCGGCGGAGCCCACGGCGGTCACAAGCGGCCTGTGCCGCAGGGTCCTTGtcgctctttttttttctttttctttttggcgaACGGAGAAACAAATCTTTTCCTCCGCTGGGGAGAACAGCGAAAAGCCTGGAACCGAATCCAGCGGCGCCGGGTGGGCATCGTGCTTTAATCCTTCTTTTTATGGTATTATACAAATTTGGGTATGTTTACGAGCACAGAAGAATCTCTCGGTAGATGAATGTACAGAAGAAGAGGCTTTTGGTTCCCACTCCAGGGCTCCAGG
Above is a genomic segment from Setaria viridis chromosome 4, Setaria_viridis_v4.0, whole genome shotgun sequence containing:
- the LOC117852893 gene encoding protein RGF1 INDUCIBLE TRANSCRIPTION FACTOR 1, with the protein product MVMVSVAASPSPMVRSEEDLGPPWLRPLLGTSFFVPCRMHPELSKNECNLFCLGCTGDALCAYCLPAHRDHHVVQIRRSSYHNVIRVSEVGKLIDISHVQTYVINSAKIVFLNGRPQARPGKGVTNTCEICCRSLPDSFRFCSLGCKLGGMQWDPSLTFAIRPKRGQGSGDDGSGSDDSFSPKKPRRMAGFDLGRFDRPGIRWSDDEGSRSNNGRPITPGTPPINRCRPSRRKGIPHRAPFYG